TCAGACACTTTCCAATCAGAAACCATCAGCTTTGAGAATGTGATTTGACAGTCGCCAGATTTTTCAAAGACTTTTAAAGAACAGAATAATGTTTGTAGTGTCCACGAAAGTAAGTGGGTGAGTTGACTTATCTCTTGTTGATTGGCTGATCAGTCACAGTGGGGTTTATTAATGAGCTAAAAGAGATCAGTCCTATAGAGAAAGCtgtgcttcttttttctttttttcagagtAAAATGAATCTAAAGGttgggtgtttttgtgtgacaacAGGGTGATCTGAAATAATGACTCATAGCAACAAggtgtcagctgtgtgtgtttatttctggtCCTGTTCACTACACATCCACACGTCATGTCACACACATCAGTATGTGGAAGCTGTGTGCAGCCGTATGCTGCAGCTCATGAACACATGCACTGCTGCTGTCATGTTTCTAGACCAAAGCTTCTAAGCTGCTACATATTACATGTTTGAAGTTAGAGCGAGTCTCCATAAAATCAATGTAAGTCTATGTTAAGTCCCCACAAGGTATAACtataagtctgtgtgtgtatgtgtgtgtgtgcgcgtgcatgtgtgtgtgtgcatgtcaatTGACTTCCCAGGGTGCAACAGGAGCAGCTGGCGGCCATCTACCGGCTCTTGAGGGGGAACAAGGAGGCGTTACCATAAAACaataagaagaaagaaaaccagGAGGCTGTGAGATATAAGGTGAATCCCAATTCCCTTATGTTTTCATTCCTCTGTTGACCTGGAGGTTGTAATGACAAATTACGtcccaaaacacttttttctgcTCTGCGGAGCGAGGAGCAGACGAGGAAAGGATACCCTTGCTTCTTTTCATTGCATCCTACGTGGGCGGCTCTAAGATGCATGGAAAAGACACAAGCTTCTGATGATGTCACACAAGTGGGGGCCTGCAGCGGCTTCTGTTAAGATACTGTCCTGTCTAGACTGTATGGTTCACTAAAGCATAATGAACAAAACTGAACAGCTTGTGCATCCTTGGTTATAGCTCCTCTAGATAGTCTCCTCACGCcccagagcagaaataagagttttGGAACATCCTTCATCATTGGTGGATGAGGATCGAAAACCCTAAAACAATGAAAGAAGGGATTTGGGATTCATGTACTGACCAGGGCGCTGTCCTCCTCTGAGGGTGTGAAGCTAAACTCtgtaactgaaatattttattttttgtcttgtgGACTATGTTCACTTGGGAAGAACTGATACAATGAACTCACTTATTAGTAGTTCAGATCAGTAATTAGTAATACTCAgatcttttacttaagtaaataaaatgactttattaACAGTACATGAAAAATATTAGCATTAAAATATACACAGCACCAAATGGAATACAGGTTACTTTTTGCATTTCTAATatcatttcacattaaatgaatgcattattagtaaatattgcatctttgtctttttcactAAGCTTTTTGACaacttgtgtttgtgctgatcCACACATTGGAAAGTGATGTGCAAAATAAGAGCCCCATTATGGCGATGCTTGTCACATCCTGGATTTGTGTTTAGAATAAGCTTAAGGAGCCATCTAATACACATTAAAGCGAATCTCTTAGGGATACAGTTTTAGGgatttgtataaaaataaaaataaaaaagtgtgacaACCAAGCCCTTTCCCTCCCAAGGTGCTTGAATCAAGCGTATGTTTATACTGTTTATTTGCATCACTGGAGTGTTGGCTGTACCTTGTGACTGATTTGTGTATAGTCAAATGTTACAGGAtcagaaaaaatacaatattcaaACAGCGGTCAGTgaaactgcaaacaaaaaaaacggGGTCCTTGTTCTCCATGTAGTAACGTCGATGACGTCACGCAGGTGTGATTCATTTGGCCTAATGCTCCTCACCTGCGCGTGAAAGGCGATTGGTTCCAGGATCATGgtgattaagaaaaaaaaaaaaacatacataaaaagtCCGTGTGATCAAAAGCGAGCAGTTGTTTGGATGTTTGGATTTTATCCGCGTCACTTCACCTGAACCCACCTGACAGGGGAAATGGAAACAACAGAGGTTTGAAGTGATTAAAGCTCATGACGGGAATAATGCGATCGCCCTACCTGAAACGAGTTTTCTTCCTATTGGGAATCTCCACATTGATGATCTGTACCATGTTGTACAGACAGTACAGCAACCAGAGCTCTGACGGGTAGGTGGGCTCACATGGCGCTCTAGGATCAGGGTCAATAACCTGTGTGATTGGAAAAGGCTGCTGGTCAGTCAGTTTCTTGTAGGCTTTAAGACAAGTGATGTGAAACTGGGAGGTAAATGCACTTTATTTAACATCATTTAAAATAGCCCAGTCGGTATTGTCCTTCAGGCTAAATCCAACTTATTTGCgtaagtttttttttagcaggtGTGTTTTACAAACAGGAGTTGACGGATATAGTTCACATTAAAACAGGGACAGGAGTACAAATGATGATAATACACTGTAATTATAGCAGGTGTCCATAAGTTCAATACACTAGAAATGAAGAATTAAAATCACCTTATATTATAAGTTCTATTTTATATGACAATATATCATCGGGCTCCACTGTATTATCACATGATGCAGTATTTTATTGACAGACACAGCAGATGGTGTGATGTTAGTATTTCACTTAAATATAATCTTAAAATTCATGTACAACCTAGGATGTGAGCCCACTTTGCTACCAATATATGATGTGGTCTAGCCTGTGGGCTACTATTTGCCGTTACCAATCACACCAGTATGGTCTTACATCCTTGGCAAAGTTAAACTATTTACAAATTGGTTTCTTCtcacttacatttatttcttgCTGTATTTTAACATTATGTACTGTGGAGGGGGAAAAATGGAGCTAGATCAAAAAATGGACCAGGCATTACTCATTTAGagcactgacatttatttttgcattaaaaacttttgcttgatttttttttttttttttttttttttcttgcttacatttaaatagaaaataaaaatgagggATCCATATGAGAAATTTTGTATGTTATGTGTTTACGTTTTGAAAAATGACTGTTGACCACTATATactgatatgtttttaaaagtcaTGGTTGTGAGTGCTCTAAAGTTTATCAGCATCGACCCAGAAAGTGGTGTATGTGTTGGGCTGTCTGTCAAGGGTGTAGCCTGCCTCTCGCCTAATGTCCAGCCtgttgagcagcagcagcaaatgatggatggatggatggatggatggatggatggatggatggagtgaGTGAGTTGGGCTGAAGTAACGATAAATCAAGTTGTGGATGTCTGTCTGTGATGTCAGTGAACCGTCAGCAGGTGGCAGTGTTGATACTCAAAAGGAAGATCAGTTCACCTGGAGAAACATTTCAACACCTcaagaaaaagcagagacagtaagttcttattgtttgtttttagcttgAGGTGCAGCTGCTTCACCTCATCCATACTCATAATACTAACTCTTCTCTGCTGTCGTCTCATAGTCATACTCTTACTTGTTTACTTAATTTAATACAAAACTTTTTCTATGCTGTTTTAAGTCTGTGTGTTGGGTCTGCAGATGGAAGCTCCATGTTCTCTGAGGAAGGCAGTGAGAAATGACTCCATGCTGAAGATGAAGTTTAACTTCTCGGTGCCTGTCCTTCAGTGGGCAGGAAGTTTCTCCAAACCTGCCTGGGAACAGTTGAAGTCCTATGCACCTCCATACGGGTGGCAGGGACTTCCTGTTAACGGTACTCTTACATAGATAGCTGAGTAGTCCAGATCATGCTCAAAAGatcatttaactttttatttttgttttaattcctcagttacatttaaaaaaaaaaaaaaaaaaaagtactacTGTTTTCAGAGCAGCAAATCCATAAACCAAAGCCTGCAAAGTAAAACTTAACAGTTAGCCGGACAACCTATATAACTACTCACTGCTGTAATATTGATCACCACACAGATGCCAGTCTTAGCATATCTGAGCACCTACATATGTTTATTCACATTAAGTGCCTATATTGGCTTGTACACAATGCTTCATGTTTACAGGTTTtgtgtaaacatttaaaattcgACTGCACATTTACAGATTTGTGCACATTTACCGAGGCGGCTACAAATTTGTGAATATATTCAactttcaccattttttttttttttttttttttaagtccaCAAGCAAGGTGAACATACAGGATACAATTGGACAACCCTTCCATACAGATGTGCaaactatatattatattacatattcAATAATACCTCCCTACAAACAGATTCCATGAGGTGATTTTATTCTTTCCACAGTAACAGACATTTCTGATACCTATTTAAGCATGggtttttttcgttttttttttttttcccccaatcTGTTGCTCTTTCTCTAGTTGTCCACTCCGCCCTCTCCCTCCTCAGCAGCTCTCATCTCTTTGAGCATGACTTACCTGACAGATGTGTTCGATGTGCTGTGGTGGGAAATGGAGGCATCCTCCGAGGATCTAAACAGGGGAAGAACATTGACAGTCATGACTTTGTCTTCAGGTGAGACAAAACACAGCTAacgctgttgtttttttaaaaaaaaactctttattaaagttattaatgcatattatattatattcaggGGGAGGAATGTCCTGTATTTCTTTGGTCTTCAGGGTGAATGGAGCAGTGATCAGAGGTTTTGAAGATGATGTTGGGATGAAGACTTCATTCTATGGCTTCACCACTAACACCATGAAGAACGCCCTGAACATGTACAGAGCAGACGGCTTCACTAAGATTCCTCAGAGCCCGGTAAgggaaaaactaaaacaaacctGAGCCCCCACAGGTTATTTCTGTGTTGTAAtcttgttcttcttctgcagGACACAAAATACATCTTCATCCCATCACACCTCAGGGATTATGTGATgattgcagctgctgtttgggGCCAGACTGTCCTCTCAGGCAACGACAAGGGGGACAAGTGAGCTGTTTCAGTTCTTTAATTCTGGGAGCTTAATCAGAATTGAATAACTACTAATAGACACCTTGTAGTCACAATGCTTAAACCTTGAATAGGTATGTGTCCTTAAAAATACTTAGGAGCTTGATCAGGGAAAAAATGGTGTATTCTTTACTTTCTATCCTGTAACTGCATTTTTGGCCTGTAGATGGCACAGAAACCCCTGGAGATTAAGCAGGTGTCCAATTAGTAGTTGTAGTAGGCCTATTTGTATAAGTCctgttgtatttatattttatatctcACCCAACAGTCCCTGGAAGTATTTTGGCAATAAACCATCTAAGAGCTTCAAGATTCTCCATCCAGATTTTATTTCCTACATAACACA
This genomic window from Mastacembelus armatus chromosome 8, fMasArm1.2, whole genome shotgun sequence contains:
- the st6galnac2 gene encoding alpha-N-acetylgalactosaminide alpha-2,6-sialyltransferase 2, encoding MICTMLYRQYSNQSSDGEPSAGGSVDTQKEDQFTWRNISTPQEKAETMEAPCSLRKAVRNDSMLKMKFNFSVPVLQWAGSFSKPAWEQLKSYAPPYGWQGLPVNVVHSALSLLSSSHLFEHDLPDRCVRCAVVGNGGILRGSKQGKNIDSHDFVFRVNGAVIRGFEDDVGMKTSFYGFTTNTMKNALNMYRADGFTKIPQSPDTKYIFIPSHLRDYVMIAAAVWGQTVLSGNDKGDNPWKYFGNKPSKSFKILHPDFISYITHSFLQSPLLTNIKTRHLYMPSTGAHMLLTALHTCDQVSAYGFITRNYAAFSDHYYDSIKKPLVFYVNHDLKLESQLWEMLHLRRVIKLYQREGGS